The genomic segment GTAACGACTACTGATATTATCGCGTCTCGCTATTCGGCGAGACGCAGTCCTCCCGCAATTTTTCCTGCTTTACGTTACCGTTCTATTTCAAACGCTTCCTTTTTGACCTCTCTTCCCCCTCTGTCTCAACGTAGGCTCCGTTATCGCTCAACAGAACATTGTGAAGATGCTGGCAAAATCCGCTTATAAAACACTCTCTTTGCAGCTTTTACATGCGAATTGCGCGTGATTTGTGCAAACGAAAAAAGCATGTGGAAAATTGTTTGACTTATAAGTCCCAGAAAGTAATATATGCGCCACGCAGCGACGAGAAGCTCTTAACGAGTTACTCGAAGCACTTGAAAGAGGCGTTGTGTGGTGAGGTGGCCGAGAGGCTGAAGGCGCTCCCCTGCTAAGGGAGTATGCGGTCAAAAGCTGCATCCGGGGTTCGAATCCCCGCCTCACCGCCATTTTGCATCCGTAGCTCAGCTGGATAGAGTACTCGGCTACGAACCGAGCGGTCGGAGGTTCGAATCCTCCCGGATGCACCATATTTACCGAGATAACAGCAAAACTGTTATGTCACGGTGTGCGGGTTAACCGCAAGCACCAGGGAGGATAACGTTGCTTCAGCAACGGCCCGCAGGGCGAGGCGATAGCCGAGTAATCCTCCCGGATGCACCATCTATTACTTCGTATCATTTTAGAAGTGATATGAGTATCAAGTAGTACAGTAGTAAACCCAGATGCATCCGTAGCTCAGCTGGATAGAGTACTCGGCTACGAACCGAGCGGTCGGAGGTTCGAATCCTCCCGGATGCACCATATTTTCCCGAGATAACAGTAAAGCTGTTGTGTCACGGTGTGCGGGTTAACCGCAAGCACAGGGAGGATAACGTTGCTTCAGCAACGGCCCGCAGGGCGAGGCGATAGCCGAGTAATCCTCCCGGATGCACCATCTATTACTTCGTATCATTTTAGAAGTGATATGAGTATCAAGTAGTACAGTAGTAAACCCAGATGCATCCGTAGCTCAGCTGGATAGAGTACTCGGCTACGAACCGAGCGGTCGGAGGTTCGAATCCTCCCGGATGCACCATATTTCCCGAGATAACAGCAAAACTGTTGTGTCACGGTGTGCGGGTTAACTGCAAGCACCAGGGAGGATAACGTTGCTTCAGCAACGGCCCGCAGGGCGAGGCGATAGCCGAGTAATCCTCCCGGATGCACCATATTCTCCCTCTTTGTTTATTCCTTCGACGTTTCGTCGGCAATCACACTCTCTGTCAGCGACAAAAAACCTCATTTACGATAAAGTAATGCTTTGTTAATCGGTTAGCGAGAGCACGATGTACGCACAGTATGACGGTTTAATCTTCGATATGGATGGCACAATCCTTGATACCGAGCCCACACATCGCCAGGCCTGGACTGATGTACTGGGGCGTTACGGTATGCGCTTTGACTTCCAGGCGATGGTTGCCCTCAACGGATCCCCGACATGGCGTATTGCGCAGGCTGTGATTGAACTTAATCAGGCCGATCTCGACCCGCACCTGCTTGCGCGTGAAAAAACTGATGCGGTAAAAGCCATGCTTTTAGATACCGTGCGCCCTTTGCCCTTAATCGATGTCGTAAAAGAGTGGCACGGGCGTCGTCCTATGGCGGTCGGTACGGGCAGTGAAAGTGCCATTGCTGAAGCGCTGCTCAGCCACCTGGGCCTGCGCCACTACTTCTCTGTCGTCGTGGCTGCCGATCATGTTAAAAACCACAAGCCTGCACCGGACACCTTTCTGCTTTGCGCAGAACGAATGGGGGTACCCGCAGCAAAATGCGTTGTGTTTGAAGATGCCGACTTTGGTATTCAGGCCGCGCAAGATGCCGGAATGGCGGCGGTGGATGTTCGCTTACTGTGAGTGATGTACTGTCACTTGCTTCATTATTTGCCAGCAGTTTTTTAAGCGCCACGCTGTTACCGGGAAATTCGGAAGTGGTGCTGGTGGCAATGCTGTTGTCCGGCGTCAGTCAGCCCTGGTTGCTTATATTAATAGCAACAATGGGTAATAGCTTTGGAGGGCTGACTAACGTTATTCTTGGTCGTTTCTTTCCACTGCGTGAGAAATCGCGCTGGCAGGAAAAGGCAGTTGGCTGGCTAAAACGCTATGGCGCTGCCACGCTGTTATTAAGCTGGATGCCTGTAATAGGTGATTTACTGTGTCTGCTGGCGGGATGGATGCGCATCTCCTGGGGACCTGTGCTCTTTTATTTATGCCTTGGCAAGGCGTTGCGCTATGTTCTTGTAGCATACGTAACACTGCAGGGTATGACGTGGTGGCACTAATTGGTGGAATGAATACGCGACCTTCAATCGTCAACCATTACAATTATGCTGGGTAACATTACTTTGACAGGCGGGAGGTCAATTTGATCCCGGACGTATCACAGGCGTTGGCCTGGCTGGAAAACCACCCTCAGGCTCTGAAGGGTATTCAGCGTGGCCTTGAGCGTGAAACGCTACGCGTTAACGCGGATGGCAGCTTAGCGACAACGGGTCATCCCGAGGCGTTAGGCTCGGCGCTGACACATAAATGGATCACAACCGATTTCGCCGAAGCGCTGCTGGAGTTCATCACGCCGGTAGAGGGTGATATTGATAAAATGCTGACGCACTTACGCGATGTTCATCGCTATACGGCCCGTCATCTTGGCGAAGAACGTATGTGGCCACTCAGCATGCCGTGTTATATCGAGCAAGGGCAGGATATCGAACTTGCGCAGTATGGCACCTCGAATATTGGCCGTATGAAAACGCTTTACCGCGAGGGACTTAAAAACCGCTACGGCGCGTTAATGCAGACCATTTCTGGCGTGCATTACAATTTCTCTTTGCCATTGGCGTTCTGGCAGGCGAAATGCGGTGAAACGGACAAAGAAGCGATCTCAGCGGGTTATTTCCGTCTGATCCGTAACTACTACCGTTTCGGCTGGGTCATTCCCTATTTATTTGGCGCCTCACCCGCTATTTGTTCGTCGTTCCTGCAAGGGAAACCCACCACACTGCCGTTCGAGAAGACCGGGTGCGGAATGTACTATCTGCCTTACGCAACGTCCCTGCGCCTGAGCGATCTGGGTTATACCAATAAATCGCAAAGCAATCTCGGTATTACGTTTAACGAATTACATGAGTATGTGGCAGGATTGAAGCGAGCGATCAAAACCCCGTCGGAAGAGTACGAAAAAATCGGCCTCGAAAAGGACGGGAAGCGTCTACAAATTAATAGCAATGTGCTGCAAATTGAAAACGAACTGTACGCGCCTGTTCGTCCAAAACGGGTTACCCGCAGCGGCGAAACGCCGTCGGACGCGCTGCAGCGCGGTGGTATTGAGTACATTGAAGTGCGCTCGCTGGACATCAACCCGTTCTCACCGGTTGGCGTAGATGAACAGCAGGTTCGCTTCCTCGATCTGTTTATGGTCTGGTGCGTGCTGGCGGATGCGCCAGAAATGAGTGCTGACGAACTGCTTTGCACTCGCACCAACTGGAATCGCGTGATCCTCGAAGGCCGCAAGCCGGGTCTGA from the unidentified bacterial endosymbiont genome contains:
- a CDS encoding YqaA family protein — encoded protein: MSDVLSLASLFASSFLSATLLPGNSEVVLVAMLLSGVSQPWLLILIATMGNSFGGLTNVILGRFFPLREKSRWQEKAVGWLKRYGAATLLLSWMPVIGDLLCLLAGWMRISWGPVLFYLCLGKALRYVLVAYVTLQGMTWWH
- the yqaB gene encoding fructose-1-phosphate/6-phosphogluconate phosphatase, whose product is MYAQYDGLIFDMDGTILDTEPTHRQAWTDVLGRYGMRFDFQAMVALNGSPTWRIAQAVIELNQADLDPHLLAREKTDAVKAMLLDTVRPLPLIDVVKEWHGRRPMAVGTGSESAIAEALLSHLGLRHYFSVVVAADHVKNHKPAPDTFLLCAERMGVPAAKCVVFEDADFGIQAAQDAGMAAVDVRLL
- the gshA gene encoding glutamate--cysteine ligase gives rise to the protein MIPDVSQALAWLENHPQALKGIQRGLERETLRVNADGSLATTGHPEALGSALTHKWITTDFAEALLEFITPVEGDIDKMLTHLRDVHRYTARHLGEERMWPLSMPCYIEQGQDIELAQYGTSNIGRMKTLYREGLKNRYGALMQTISGVHYNFSLPLAFWQAKCGETDKEAISAGYFRLIRNYYRFGWVIPYLFGASPAICSSFLQGKPTTLPFEKTGCGMYYLPYATSLRLSDLGYTNKSQSNLGITFNELHEYVAGLKRAIKTPSEEYEKIGLEKDGKRLQINSNVLQIENELYAPVRPKRVTRSGETPSDALQRGGIEYIEVRSLDINPFSPVGVDEQQVRFLDLFMVWCVLADAPEMSADELLCTRTNWNRVILEGRKPGLTLGIGCETAQFPLPKVGKDLFRDLKRVAQTMDSVYGGEAYQNVCDQLVESFDNPERTFSARILRSMIEQGIGGTGRALAAKYRDMLMQEPLETLSEADFAAERDASVMRQKEIEAADTESFAAFLAKQA